The Gemmatimonadota bacterium genome includes the window GCCGATGATACAGCGCGCGCGTTTATTCAGGCTGCACGGGCCGATTATGCAGGTGCAGGAGCGTTTAATTTGGGTGGTTTTGCACCCGATATGCAGGATGTGAAGGATGCGATTGATCGGGCAGCACCCGAGGCAGCGGATAAGGTCACGTTTGAAGATATCCAGTTGCCGTTTCCTCAGGAAGTCGATGGGAGTGGATTAGAAGCTGCGATTGGCACAGTGGCGCACAAGCCGCTGACAGAAGGCGTGGCTGAAACTGTGGCGCTGTTCCGCGATTTGCTTGCCGCGGGAAAAATTGATGCGGAAACTTATATTGCAGAGCGATCATGAGGACAGATATGGCTGATCAATACGATGTGTTGATAACAAGTGGTACAGTGATAGACCCGGCTAATGGCGTGCGAGGTACATTGGATGTGGCGTTGAAGGATGGCGTGGTAGCAGCTATTGGGCGCGATTTGGGTGAGGCCGATTCAGTGATTGATGCAAGCGGATGTCTCGTGACGCCGGGGCTGATCGATTTGCATACCCATGTGTACAAAGATGTGTCGAGTTTTGGCATAGAGGCCGATGAACTGTGTCCGCGCACAGGCGTGACAACGAGCGTTGATACGGGAACGGCGGGATGGATCAATTATCGCGGATTGGAGCGCTATGTGATGGAGCCTTCTTCAACGCGCATTTTGGCCTATGTCAATCTGTCGGGTGTCGGGTTGCCCTGGCGACGCGGCGAGATGGTGTATGAAGGCTATGTATCGGCCAGCGAGTGCGCGCAGACGGTTTTGAATCACCCGAAAACAGCACTGGGCGTTAAGGTGCGTTTGTACAAAGGCGTGGGCGGCGATGCTGATGTGCGCGATTTGTTGCAAATTGCCCTGGAGGCCGCCAATCGGTGCGAAAAGCCCCTGATGGTTCATATCAGCAATGCCGATGTGCTTTTGCGCGATTTAATTCAGCCTCTGCGCCCGGGCGATATTGTGACCCATTGTTTTCACGGTACGCAACCCGCGTCGATTATCGACAACCGGGGAAAGGTGATTTCTGAGGCCTGGGATGCACGCGATCGCGGGGTAATTTTTGACATTGGTCACGGGTTGGGCAGTTTTAGTTACGACGTGGGACGCGCGGCTATGGAAGATGGTTTCCCGCCCGATACCATCAGCAGCGATATCCATTCGTACAATATCGATGGTCCTGTTTACGACTTGCCGACAACGATGTCCAAGTTTTTGAATTTGGGCATGTCGCTCGAGGAAGTGATTCAACGCTCATCCATTGAACCAGCACAGGTGATTGATCGAGAGAATGATCTCGGACATCTGGGGGTTGGTGCTGCGGGCGATGTCGCTGTATTTGAATTGGAAAAGGGGAAATTTGAGTTGACCGATGCAATGCAGCAGGTGTTGATGGGCGAGCAGCGATTGGTTTGTCGCGCGTCTGTTCGAGGGGGGAAGGTCTGGTGGCAGAGGTGAGAAATTAATTCAAAGGAGTTTGTTATGTCCGTAGAAAATGGGTTGGTCAATCCGTTTGTTTTATCTGATGGCGATGGTTATATGTGGCTGAAGGGGAATTTGCACAGCCATTCGACAAATTCGGATGGACGGGTCTCGCCGCAAGAACGCGTGGATGGGTATGTCAATCAGGGCTACGATTATTTGTGTGTATCCGATCACAACGATATCACATTTGTCGAGACACTGACCTGTCCTGAAAACTTTACGCTTATTCAGGGTGCTGAATTGCATCCCGATAATCCCTTTGGCGGGGACCGCCACCACTTTGTAGCACTCAATATTTCAGAGGATATGGATGCGCGGGCTATGCCCCCGCAACATGTGATTGATGAAGTAAAAAAACAGGGTGGCTCGATCTGGCTCGCACATCCGCACTGGAGCGGGATCAATATTTTGCGCGATACAATGCCGCTGACGGGTTTGGCGGGTATAGAAGTTTTTAATACGACATGTCGGTGCGCCGGGCGGGGTGAGTCTTCTGTGCATTGGGACGATTGGATGGATTTGTCTGGACAATTGCTCCCGGCACTGGGCAATGACGATTCCCACGCGGCTGATTCAGAAGAGCGCGATACGTATCAGGGCTGGACT containing:
- a CDS encoding amidohydrolase/deacetylase family metallohydrolase, yielding MADQYDVLITSGTVIDPANGVRGTLDVALKDGVVAAIGRDLGEADSVIDASGCLVTPGLIDLHTHVYKDVSSFGIEADELCPRTGVTTSVDTGTAGWINYRGLERYVMEPSSTRILAYVNLSGVGLPWRRGEMVYEGYVSASECAQTVLNHPKTALGVKVRLYKGVGGDADVRDLLQIALEAANRCEKPLMVHISNADVLLRDLIQPLRPGDIVTHCFHGTQPASIIDNRGKVISEAWDARDRGVIFDIGHGLGSFSYDVGRAAMEDGFPPDTISSDIHSYNIDGPVYDLPTTMSKFLNLGMSLEEVIQRSSIEPAQVIDRENDLGHLGVGAAGDVAVFELEKGKFELTDAMQQVLMGEQRLVCRASVRGGKVWWQR
- a CDS encoding CehA/McbA family metallohydrolase; translation: MSVENGLVNPFVLSDGDGYMWLKGNLHSHSTNSDGRVSPQERVDGYVNQGYDYLCVSDHNDITFVETLTCPENFTLIQGAELHPDNPFGGDRHHFVALNISEDMDARAMPPQHVIDEVKKQGGSIWLAHPHWSGINILRDTMPLTGLAGIEVFNTTCRCAGRGESSVHWDDWMDLSGQLLPALGNDDSHAADSEERDTYQGWTMVRVKERSPEAIVEALESGAGYASTGPQIFDIQLHSGEGRTVEVTVKCSPAQRIAAVLDSRGTEYYEGGKLFETATFKLRPDSKHVRFEIIAPNGDKAWSNPFDLTAF